From Rutidosis leptorrhynchoides isolate AG116_Rl617_1_P2 chromosome 3, CSIRO_AGI_Rlap_v1, whole genome shotgun sequence, a single genomic window includes:
- the LOC139896407 gene encoding extra-large guanine nucleotide-binding protein 1-like, translating to MVFDNKPPPPPYSFALEYEGPPISHHGLPRAVPINIHNIPVASVVASHNSSGNNNNNNKIKSNKLSSMPIVQPIFPSDVTTNFTKVGTTETIIISPTSVISFSDNDKNCICNVNGDNGNGNDTHSKDLGLGIETQTETETTVSPAHEGGFEERSSGEFLDMINSSSTMGVGSSHDHSYELSGRGESSGTLGFSDSFGKSGEFSGNSLAFRALNACKESSEFNELNHPDWVSNGSGLSFEYPSSRVSSWQTGEFKDESGCDLRKNSLITSRDIESEDEGCIDELDQAQPEVVRVKKEPDAKTRKGACYRCCKGNRFTEKEVCIVCNAKYCVNCVLRAMGSMPEGRKCVTCIGYSIDESKRGKLGKCSRMLKRLLNSLEVRQVMKAEKLCAVNQLPSEYVCVNGKPLCHDELSILQSCPNPPKKLKPGNYWYDKVSGLWGKEGEKPSKIISPHLNVGAPILPDASNGNTGVFINGREITKVELRMLQLSGVQCAGNPHFWVNDDGSYQEEGQKNTRGYIWGKAGTKLVCAVLSLPVPSKTVYPTGEQSSNALGQSVPDYFDLIAPHKLLLIGCCGSGTSTIFKQAKILYKEIPFSEEERESIKFIIQTNVYGYLGILLEGRERFEDEALNEMKRIVSIGNEVTDDEKTIYSIPPRLKSFSDWLLKTMVAGNLEDIFPAATREYAPVVEELWNHPAMQATYKRRNELETLPGVSSYFLEQAVTISRADYTPSDVDILYAEHVTSSNGLSSVDFSFPQLPDDESNDITDQHSSILRFQLIRVQARGFGENCKWLEMFEDVRVVIFCVSLSDFDQYVTDADGNLVNKMLLNKKLFNSIVTHPTYDQMEFLLVLNKFDIFEEKLERVPLTCCDWFSDFQPIVSRNSHNKNISSNNINHSPSMGQMASHYVAVKFKKLYSSLTTDRKLFVSVVKGLDPNSVDQALKYAREIVKWDEEKPNFNFNEYTMYSSDASSDSQ from the exons ATGGTTTTCGACAACAAACCACCGCCACCGCCGTACTCGTTTGCTTTAGAATACGAAGGCCCTCCGATTTCACACCATGGACTACCTCGAGCTGTTCCAATCAATATCCACAACATCCCTGTTGCTTCAGTTGTTGCTTCACACAACTCttctggtaataataataataataataaaattaaaagtaaTAAACTATCTTCTATGCCTATTGTACAACCTATATTTCCATCTGACGTCACGACCAACTTCACCAAAGTAGGTACTACCGAAACTATTATTATTTCTCCTACTTCTGTTATCTCATTTTCAGATAATGATAAAAATTGTATTTGTAATGTGAACGGAGATAATGGGAATGGGAATGATACCCATTCCAAAGATTTAGGATTAGGTATTGAAACCCAAACCGAAACTGAAACCACTGTGTCTCCTGCTCATGAAGGTGGGTTTGAGGAAAGGAGTTCAGGTGAGTTTTTGGATATGATTAATAGTAGTAGTACTATGGGTGTAGGTTCAAGTCATGATCATTCGTATGAGTTATCAGGTAGAGGTGAGAGTTCGGGCACGTTAGGGTTTTCGGATAGTTTCGGTAAGTCTGGGGAGTTTTCGGGAAATTCGTTAGCTTTTCGGGCGTTGAATGCTTGTAAAGAGAGTTCGGAATTTAACGAATTGAACCATCCTGATTGGGTTTCAAACGGGTCCGGGTTGAGTTTTGAGTATCCTTCTTCGCGCGTGTCTTCATGGCAGACGGGTGAGTTTAAGGATGAATCTGGTTGTGATTTGAGGAAGAATTCGTTGATTACGTCTCGTGATATCGAGTCTGAGGACGAGGGTTGTATCGATGAGCTTGATCAGGCGCAACCTGAGGTTGTACGCGTTAAAAAAGAACCAGACGCGAAGACACGAAAAGGTGCATGTTATCGATGTTGTAAAGGAAATAGGTTTACAGAGAAGGAAGTTTGTATAGTTTGTAATGCAAAGTATTGTGTTAATTGTGTGCTTAGAGCAATGGGGTCGATGCCCGAGGGAAGAAAGTGTGTTACTTGCATTGGGTACTCGATCGATGAATCAAAGAGGGGTAAATTGGGAAAATGTTCTAGGATGTTGAAACGACTTCTTAATAGTTTAGAAGTTAGACAAGTAATGAAGGCTGAAAAACTGTGTGCTGTTAATCAATTACCTTCAGAATACGTTTGTGTAAATGGAAAACCGCTTTGTCATGATGAGCTCAGCATACTGCAAAGCTGTCCTAATCCTCCAAAAAAGCTTAAACCTGGGAATTATTGGTATGATAAGGTGTCTGGTCTCTGGGGAAAG GAGGGCGAGAAGCCTTCGAAGATAATTAGTCCCCATCTAAATGTTGGGGCACCAATTTTACCCGATGCTAGTAATGGAAACACAGGTGTTTTCATTAATGGTCGTGAGATAACAAAAGTTGAACTAAGAATGTTACAG TTATCTGGAGTACAATGTGCTGGTAATCCACACTTTTGGGTGAATGATGACGGTTCATATCAAGAAGAGGGACAGAAAAATACAAGAGGATATATATGGGGAAAA GCTGGAACAAAGCTGGTTTGTGCTGTGTTGTCGCTTCCGGTTCCATCTAAGACGGTGTATCCCACTGGAGAGCAATCGAGTAACGCACTTGGTCAATCGGTGCCGGACTATTTTGACCTGATTGCACCTCACAAACTGCTTTTAATTGGATGTTGTGGATCTGGTACAAGTACCATTTTCAAGCAG GCAAAGATCTTGTACAAAGAGATACCTTTCAGTGAAGAAGAACGTGAAAGTATCAAGTTTATAATTCAGACTAACGTTTATGGTTACCTTGGGATTCTCCTTGAAGGCCGTGAGCGTTTTGAAGATGAAGCATTGAATGAAATGAAGAGAATTGTATCTATAG GAAATGAGGTTACAGATGATGAGAAAACTATCTATTCCATCCCCCCAAGATTGAAATCATTTTCTGACTGGCTTCTTAAAACTATGGTGGCTGGTAATTTGGAAGACATATTCCCAGCCGCCACACGTGAATACGCACCAGTAGTTGAAGAACTATGGAATCATCCCGCCATGCAGGCCACGTACAAGCGGCGTAACGAACTTGAAACACTCCCTGGCGTGTCTAGTTATTTTCTGGAACAG GCGGTCACCATATCAAGAGCAGACTATACGCCTTCAGATGTTGATATATTGTATGCTGAACATGTTACGTCTTCAAACGGGCTCTCTAGTGTCGATTTCTCATTCCCACAATTACCAGATGATGAAAGCAATGACATCACTGATCAACATAGTTCTATACTCAG GTTCCAACTAATAAGAGTACAAGCAAGAGGCTTTGGTGAAAATTGCAAATGGCTAGAGATGTTTGAAGACGTCCGAGTAGTAATCTTTTGTGTTTCGTTAAGTGATTTCGATCAATACGTTACAGATGCAGATGGGAACTTGGTAAACAAGATGTTACTAAACAAGAAACTTTTTAACAGTATCGTAACACACCCGACCTACGATCAAATGGAGTTTCTTCTCGTACTAAACAAGTTTGACATATTCGAGGAAAAACTTGAACGGGTCCCGTTAACTTGCTGCGATTGGTTCTCTGATTTCCAACCAATAGTGAGCCGAAACAGTCACAACAAAAACATCAGTAGCAACAACATTAACCATAGTCCTTCAATGGGACAAATGGCTTCACATTATGTTGCTGTCAAGTTTAAGAAGTTGTATTCATCGCTTACTACCGATCGTAAGTTGTTTGTTTCAGTGGTTAAGGGATTAGATCCTAATAGTGTGGATCAAGCGCTTAAGTATGCAAGGGAGATAGTTAAGTGGGATGAAGAGAAACCGAACTTTAACTTCAATGAATACACAATGTATAGCTCCGATGCAAGTTCCGATTCCCAATGA